A stretch of DNA from Deltaproteobacteria bacterium CG11_big_fil_rev_8_21_14_0_20_42_23:
TCCCATGACGCCAGAGCTTTCGAGTTTCCGGCGCAGACGACGCACCTGACGAACGCTCAGCTTCATCAGCTGCGCCGCTTCACGATTGGACATCCTGCCAAGTGAAATCTCCTGCAATACTTCTGCTCGCTTCACTGCTTTCATTAATGCCTCCACATGCATAAACCCTCCAAGCCNNNNNNNNNNNNCGTTGGAACTACATCTTTTTTTTTAAAAAAATCATTTTTCTTCAAAAGCTAGCTAATCTCGGCCAAATGGAGCTTTCCGGACCATCGGAGACTTAGGGTTTCTTTTAAATTTTTGTGTTGAGGCTCGCTCAACTGAGGGTCTTTGGCTATGAGGTCGAATGCTATTTCTTTGGCGTGGGATAAAATTTTTGCATCTCTCACAAGATTTGCCACGCGCAGTTCTGGAATGCCGGATTGTCTGGTGCCCAAAATTTCGCCTGGGCCTCGTATTTTCAAATCTTCTTCAGCAATTTTGAAGCCGTCGCAGGTTTCGGTCATCACGTTTAAGCGGGCATAGCCATCGTCGGAAAGTTTGTAGTCTGCCATCATAATGCAATACGATTGTTCACTTCCCCTGCCCACACGGCCTCTTAGCTGATGCAACTGCGACAGGCCAAAGCGCTCGGCGTGTTCAATCACCATCACACTTGCGTTTGGAATATCAATACCCACTTCAATCACGGTGGTGGAAACGAGCATGTGAATTTCGCCCGCTTTAAACTGCTGCATCACGCTGTCTTTTTCATCACTTTTTAATTTTCCGTGCAAAAGCCCAACGCGAAAACCTGGAGAAAAATGCGCAGCCAATTCTTCGGCCATGTTGCTGGCGTTTTTCAGATCAAGCTTTTCGCTTTCTTCAATCAACGGATACACCACATACACTTGCCGGCCGCGCTCCAATTCCATTTGCATGCCTTTGTATAATTTTGAACGCATACCTTCGCGGTATAATTTGGTGACAATTTCTTTTCTGCCTTTTGGCATTTCATCCAAAACCGAAATATCGAGATCACCATATACGGTCATGGCAAGTGTGCGTGGAATGGGCGTTGCCGTCATCACCAAAATATCGCAGTCGCCACCTTTTTGCTTGATGGCCGCGCGTTGCAACACGCCAAAACGATGCTGCTCGTCAATGATCGCAAGGCCAAGCTTTGCAAATTGCACATCGCCTTGGATGAGCGCGTGCGTTCCCACTACAAAACCAAGTTCACCGCAAGCAAGCATGGATAACATTTCTTTTCGCCTCGCAGCTTTTACGGAACTGGTGAGCAAGGCCACTTCAATGCCAAGCGGTTTCAAAAGCTGGGAAATGTTTGCAGCATGCTGCTCTGCCAGCAATTCGGTCGGCGCCATAAAGGCCACTTGATGCGCGTTCGACAAAACCTGCAAGGCAGCTTCAATTGCTACAAGTGTTTTTCCGCTGCCCACATCACCTTGCACCAAGCGGTTCATAGGCAGGTTGCTGTGCAAATCTTTTGCAATTTCATCGCCTACTCTTTTTTGTGCAGCCGTAAGTTCGAAGGGAAGGTGAGCACGAAAATCACTTCGCCTATTTTCTGCACAGGGATGACTTAGGCCTTCATTTTGTTTGTAGCTTTGCCTGCGAAGTGCCAAGCCCAGTTCAAGAAAGAAAAATTCTTCAAAGATAAGCGTGCGATGCGCTTTTGTTTTTCCACTGTTGAGCGCTTCAACATCGGCATCTTCAGCGGGAAAGTGTAAATCGTGAAGACACGTCCAAATGTCCAAAAGTTCTAATGACTGGATAATATTTTCTGGAAGCGATGCTGTAATCTGCGCATTGTAGAGTTGCCACGCTCGGGCGATAATTTTGCGCATCGTCTTTTGATGCACGCCTTCGGTAAGCGGATAAATGGGAAGAATTTTTCCTTCGCTTTCGTGCGCTTCACTTGCATCGGAAAAAAATTCTACATCGGGATGAATAAACTGAAGTTTAGTTCCAAACTTGCTCACGTCTCCGGAAAAAATAACGTTTGCACCAAGCACATATTTTTCCGTCATATAGCTTTGTCGAAAGCGAAAAAACTTTGCTGAAACACTTGCGCGCGATTCGTCTTCGATAACGACTTCATAAATACGTTTTTTTCTTCGGCCCAAAAAAGTAACGCCCGACTTTACAATTTTTCCTT
This window harbors:
- a CDS encoding ATP-dependent DNA helicase RecG — protein: MHQTLSSPVQYVKGVGPALGEKLVRLGVFTIADLLHVLPLRYADRRTKSAIRDLQPGREKTVEGKIVKSGVTFLGRRKKRIYEVVIEDESRASVSAKFFRFRQSYMTEKYVLGANVIFSGDVSKFGTKLQFIHPDVEFFSDASEAHESEGKILPIYPLTEGVHQKTMRKIIARAWQLYNAQITASLPENIIQSLELLDIWTCLHDLHFPAEDADVEALNSGKTKAHRTLIFEEFFFLELGLALRRQSYKQNEGLSHPCAENRRSDFRAHLPFELTAAQKRVGDEIAKDLHSNLPMNRLVQGDVGSGKTLVAIEAALQVLSNAHQVAFMAPTELLAEQHAANISQLLKPLGIEVALLTSSVKAARRKEMLSMLACGELGFVVGTHALIQGDVQFAKLGLAIIDEQHRFGVLQRAAIKQKGGDCDILVMTATPIPRTLAMTVYGDLDISVLDEMPKGRKEIVTKLYREGMRSKLYKGMQMELERGRQVYVVYPLIEESEKLDLKNASNMAEELAAHFSPGFRVGLLHGKLKSDEKDSVMQQFKAGEIHMLVSTTVIEVGIDIPNASVMVIEHAERFGLSQLHQLRGRVGRGSEQSYCIMMADYKLSDDGYARLNVMTETCDGFKIAEEDLKIRGPGEILGTRQSGIPELRVANLVRDAKILSHAKEIAFDLIAKDPQLSEPQHKNLKETLSLRWSGKLHLAEIS